The Paenibacillus sp. RUD330 genome has a segment encoding these proteins:
- a CDS encoding glycosyltransferase, giving the protein MNIITIGYESGSIFQNINIDRIYTNIDYSLNSIVSATSPKTDLILNKHDYKNYSKSILLKNEINKTFLDSIEQLSSENDYLLIDLLDERYDLISINNTFLLDSWLLKDTHFKVENNFSFFKREDIDFDFWKNCADKFIEKAKINFGKNIILHEMYLSERILRNNKLETPKNISDIKKKNRLLKTCYEYIKGKLEYYQHIKIKEDNYTDFDEIETLNPAKKNKSYISRFIKELEMIRDEESKNKYDIAIIIVSYNVEEYINEAVLSVINQKNFSGSFQIIIVDDGSLDNTQKIVKSLSRKYSNITYKFIKNSGTPSIPRNIGLELADSEYILFLDGDDTLSENALNLLHLYATNYSADQVIGKMLSFKNNQFTDSSKVAAKYKERYEFEQSISDTKQIHITTHPILYHYPSACGKLFKSELIRNIKFEKIKYGEDRLFAVDASFKSKKTIFVNDFVYNYRTRQNLNNLSTTQEKSLKNITGLHTSILRIYDIIDLNRFRINNYEAYLLKIVKSNIADVILRINQIMEYPIEDRRGILLLLSNILNKKIDHSKKIIRVYTMINYVKLKLLSEGKIDELYYFVEYFEFNARRYDYDFDGNFIFKTKNENIYLEFIFGNSVQSIDVTEYLSKSNLVNEITDIRIDKNMMCIEGLAFHKNFSINSKNDINHEIVIYHTKTKKEYRLKAQYFFNNLLSTSNEKYGHGGYKFKFEFTEHMDDGHYKFSIETTFLNIKRKTDLIFNGKKVLYDFKNSYFKIKKLNCEIIPLYKKRALSIIYKKDINLLKRKIISNIRNKQYSLKQIKMNNGIDIKRKFKLGFAVLTEEFSKFLFRKKNIILIGEKNCNTANDTGYWFFKHCRDQGYPVHYVINKKSPDFKKVKGLGNVVDYYSLKHIILSMNAKFILSSDNVNILLPSNIKHLRRKPKRIFIQHGVILQSKVDEIYHYKKDYADYIISSNKIEKDILKNHFGFNESNILNFGLSRFDSLKDNNSNSFKRIMVSFTWRKNIKNVTDLKESRYLKSIIELLNNNEFLSVLKKYKFTIDLCLHPRTCDLLKTEINWKEQLSRSPLINIHSFNDIDIRAHIEDCCMLITDYSSISYDFIYLNKPVINYLFENNMPLNPNTLDEVIPGKPVQSITELVGEVKKIIFNDGKPVKKIDKSKYIENVNKTNCEMLYGFIKEG; this is encoded by the coding sequence ATGAATATCATTACAATAGGTTATGAGTCAGGGTCGATATTTCAAAATATAAATATAGATCGAATATACACTAATATAGACTACAGTCTAAATTCTATTGTTAGTGCAACTTCTCCGAAAACAGATCTAATATTAAATAAACATGATTACAAAAATTATTCAAAGAGCATATTATTGAAAAATGAAATAAACAAAACATTTTTAGATAGCATTGAACAACTTTCTTCCGAAAACGATTATCTATTAATAGATTTGTTAGATGAACGATATGATTTGATTTCAATTAATAATACATTTTTATTAGACAGCTGGTTATTAAAGGATACACATTTCAAAGTAGAAAATAATTTTTCATTTTTTAAACGAGAAGATATTGATTTTGATTTTTGGAAAAATTGTGCGGATAAATTTATTGAAAAAGCTAAAATTAATTTCGGGAAAAATATTATTCTTCATGAGATGTATTTATCCGAGCGTATATTAAGGAATAATAAACTTGAGACTCCTAAGAATATATCTGATATAAAAAAGAAAAATAGACTATTAAAAACTTGCTATGAATATATAAAAGGAAAATTGGAATATTATCAACATATTAAAATCAAAGAGGATAATTATACAGACTTTGATGAGATAGAAACATTGAATCCAGCAAAGAAAAATAAGAGTTACATATCTCGTTTTATTAAAGAATTAGAAATGATAAGAGATGAAGAGTCGAAAAATAAATATGATATTGCTATAATAATTGTTTCGTATAATGTAGAGGAATATATTAATGAAGCAGTATTATCTGTTATAAATCAAAAAAATTTTTCTGGAAGTTTTCAAATTATAATTGTGGATGATGGTTCATTAGATAATACTCAAAAAATAGTTAAAAGTTTATCTCGGAAATATAGTAACATCACTTATAAATTCATTAAAAATAGCGGTACTCCTTCAATTCCAAGAAACATAGGATTAGAATTAGCTGACTCGGAATATATCTTATTTTTAGATGGGGATGATACTCTATCAGAGAATGCATTGAATTTGCTTCATTTATATGCTACAAATTATTCAGCAGATCAAGTTATTGGAAAAATGTTGTCATTTAAAAATAACCAATTTACTGACTCATCTAAAGTCGCTGCTAAATATAAGGAAAGATATGAGTTCGAACAATCTATAAGCGATACCAAACAAATTCATATAACCACACATCCAATTTTATATCACTATCCCAGTGCTTGTGGTAAATTATTTAAATCAGAATTGATAAGGAATATAAAGTTTGAAAAAATAAAATATGGAGAAGATCGATTATTTGCTGTAGATGCTTCATTTAAATCTAAAAAAACTATCTTTGTAAATGACTTTGTTTATAACTATAGAACTAGGCAGAACTTAAATAATTTGTCAACTACACAAGAAAAATCTCTTAAAAATATTACAGGATTGCATACCTCAATATTACGGATATATGATATTATCGATCTAAATAGATTTAGGATTAATAATTATGAAGCTTATTTATTGAAAATTGTGAAATCAAACATAGCGGATGTTATACTGCGTATTAATCAAATTATGGAATATCCAATTGAAGATAGAAGAGGAATATTATTATTATTGAGTAATATCTTGAATAAGAAAATAGATCATTCAAAGAAAATAATACGTGTATATACAATGATTAATTACGTGAAATTAAAGCTTCTGTCGGAAGGTAAAATAGACGAACTCTATTATTTTGTGGAGTATTTTGAATTTAATGCTCGTCGATATGATTATGATTTTGATGGTAACTTTATTTTTAAAACCAAAAATGAGAATATTTATTTAGAATTTATATTTGGAAATAGCGTTCAAAGTATCGATGTTACAGAATACCTATCTAAAAGTAATTTGGTTAATGAAATCACTGATATAAGAATTGATAAAAATATGATGTGTATCGAAGGACTTGCATTCCATAAAAATTTCTCTATTAATTCTAAAAATGATATCAATCATGAAATTGTTATATATCATACAAAAACAAAAAAAGAATACAGATTGAAAGCTCAATATTTCTTTAATAATTTACTATCGACGTCAAATGAAAAATATGGTCATGGAGGATATAAATTTAAATTTGAATTTACAGAACATATGGATGACGGTCATTATAAATTTTCTATTGAAACCACTTTTTTAAATATCAAAAGAAAAACCGATTTGATTTTTAATGGAAAAAAAGTCCTTTATGATTTTAAGAACTCTTATTTTAAAATTAAAAAATTAAATTGCGAGATAATACCGTTATATAAAAAAAGAGCATTAAGTATTATATATAAAAAGGATATAAATTTATTAAAAAGAAAAATAATTTCTAATATTAGAAACAAACAATACTCTTTAAAACAAATAAAAATGAATAATGGAATTGATATTAAAAGAAAATTCAAATTAGGATTTGCTGTACTAACAGAAGAATTCTCGAAATTTCTCTTTAGGAAAAAGAATATTATATTAATTGGTGAGAAGAACTGTAATACTGCAAATGATACCGGATACTGGTTTTTCAAGCATTGTAGAGATCAAGGATATCCAGTGCACTATGTTATCAATAAAAAGAGCCCGGATTTTAAAAAAGTTAAAGGTCTTGGAAACGTAGTTGATTATTATAGTCTGAAGCATATTATATTATCAATGAATGCTAAATTTATTCTTAGTAGTGATAATGTGAATATTTTATTGCCTTCGAATATTAAGCATCTACGGAGAAAGCCTAAAAGAATTTTCATTCAGCATGGGGTTATTTTACAAAGCAAGGTTGATGAAATATATCATTATAAAAAAGATTATGCAGACTATATTATATCCAGTAATAAGATTGAAAAAGATATATTGAAGAATCATTTTGGTTTCAATGAGAGTAATATTTTAAATTTTGGTTTATCAAGATTTGACTCTTTAAAAGATAATAATAGCAATTCTTTTAAAAGAATCATGGTTTCATTTACGTGGAGAAAGAACATCAAAAATGTTACTGATTTAAAAGAAAGTAGATATTTAAAATCAATTATTGAATTGTTAAATAATAATGAGTTTTTATCGGTATTAAAAAAATATAAATTCACTATCGATTTATGCCTCCACCCCAGAACTTGTGATTTGTTAAAAACAGAAATAAATTGGAAGGAGCAATTATCTAGATCTCCCTTGATTAATATCCATAGCTTCAATGATATTGATATACGAGCACATATAGAAGACTGCTGTATGCTCATAACTGATTATTCAAGTATTTCATATGATTTTATTTATTTAAATAAACCTGTTATTAATTATCTTTTTGAAAATAATATGCCGTTGAATCCCAATACATTAGATGAGGTTATACCTGGAAAACCTGTTCAATCTATTACTGAATTAGTAGGTGAAGTTAAAAAAATTATTTTCAATGATGGAAAGCCGGTAAAAAAAATTGATAAGTCTAAATATATTGAAAATGTAAATAAGACTAATTGTGAAATGCTATATGGATTTATAAAGGAAGGGTAA
- a CDS encoding glycosyltransferase — MNKRVCMFVWNHFTNDARVMRECSTLAELGYDVDLIAIHTHGLPYEEMLPEGFKVIRVRNRFLYLNLISGTAFHLKKIWNKHFVCKLLICTVLAAGLFFFPLWMAMLLLMGLLMFPQKLRTAYLRMLIALQMIAKGISRKYDIYHSNDLNTLPQGYICARILKKRKWIYDSHEVQTSRTGYNSPLYGIAEKFFVKQVDVMITENHTRAQYSEQLYGFYPKVLHNYPIPSKSETKRKIDLYSMLNVPVDEPILLYQGGIQIGRGLDKLIQAVPLMDRGVVVLIGDGRLKPDLVKMVAKMNLEDRVKFLPKVPLSDLHHYTQNAYLGFQLLNNICFNHYSASSNKLFEYIMSTVPVVACSFPEIQRVVTEEEVGVCVDSHSPASIAEGVNHLLRNPDEHKKMQLNCLQARSTYNWLNEKEKLIEIYALVS; from the coding sequence ATGAACAAGAGAGTGTGCATGTTCGTTTGGAACCACTTTACAAATGATGCTCGAGTTATGCGGGAATGCAGTACACTGGCGGAGCTTGGATATGATGTTGATTTAATTGCAATTCATACTCATGGTCTTCCTTACGAAGAAATGCTGCCAGAAGGATTTAAAGTTATTCGCGTTCGAAATCGATTCCTCTATCTAAATCTTATCAGTGGAACGGCTTTTCATTTGAAAAAAATATGGAACAAACACTTCGTGTGTAAATTGCTGATCTGCACAGTTCTCGCTGCAGGTCTTTTCTTTTTTCCACTATGGATGGCTATGCTGTTGCTTATGGGGTTGTTGATGTTTCCACAGAAGCTGAGAACAGCTTATTTAAGGATGCTTATAGCCTTGCAGATGATTGCAAAAGGAATATCACGTAAGTATGATATCTATCATTCCAATGATCTCAATACCTTACCGCAAGGCTATATATGCGCTCGTATTTTGAAAAAGAGAAAGTGGATTTATGATTCCCATGAAGTACAAACGAGCCGTACCGGATATAACAGCCCACTATACGGCATAGCGGAGAAATTCTTTGTAAAGCAAGTTGATGTCATGATAACTGAAAATCACACGAGAGCTCAATATTCTGAGCAATTATATGGGTTCTATCCTAAAGTGCTGCACAACTATCCTATTCCAAGCAAATCAGAAACGAAAAGAAAAATTGATCTGTATTCCATGCTTAATGTGCCTGTAGATGAACCCATTCTGCTGTATCAAGGCGGTATTCAGATAGGAAGAGGGCTGGACAAGCTTATTCAAGCTGTACCGCTAATGGATAGAGGCGTAGTGGTGTTGATAGGGGATGGCCGGCTAAAACCTGATCTAGTGAAAATGGTGGCTAAAATGAACTTAGAAGACCGAGTAAAGTTCTTGCCTAAAGTCCCATTGTCTGATCTCCATCATTATACTCAAAATGCATATTTAGGTTTTCAATTGTTGAACAATATATGCTTTAATCATTACTCAGCTTCTTCCAACAAATTATTTGAATATATCATGAGCACTGTTCCGGTCGTTGCTTGCAGCTTTCCGGAAATTCAGCGTGTTGTCACGGAGGAAGAGGTCGGTGTCTGTGTCGACTCCCATAGCCCGGCATCAATAGCAGAAGGTGTGAACCATCTGTTGAGGAATCCAGATGAACATAAAAAAATGCAACTAAATTGCCTGCAAGCCCGCTCCACATATAATTGGCTTAACGAGAAGGAAAAGCTGATTGAGATTTATGCACTCGTAAGCTAA
- a CDS encoding glycosyltransferase family 4 protein, whose amino-acid sequence MKRILIITQNYYPEIGSAANRMTNIVSELRLSGHHVTVLTTDPSYPNRNMYKDFKYWNKKNGNHEVIRVGIRARRYTHNIFNRLLLYAEMNYKFQRELKRLKPVGYDFVLATTPAIFVALAGIAAKKMLKCPLILDIRDIWSDSIKGIGLSSVKPFASIAYLIEKKMYRDSEHIIVNSEGFVPDLLERGVSKDKVSFMPNSLSDSEFLLESDEIADDNSFTVVYSGNIGLAQDLDILLEIAQHLQMNSDIKFKIIGYGYRCEELKKKIEDLKLDNVQILKAASKVETMKIIKAAHVAFVSLTDNKVFEKVLPGKIIDYMSAGKPIIGSVGGYAANTIKAAECGYVAEKSSSDELVNYILQLKTNSNLRLQLGNNGLRYAEKNFKWSRNIQVLTEVLEKKYEQESVHVRLEPLYK is encoded by the coding sequence GTGAAAAGAATATTGATCATAACACAAAATTACTACCCGGAAATCGGTAGTGCCGCAAATAGAATGACAAATATCGTAAGCGAGTTGAGGTTGAGTGGACATCATGTAACGGTGTTGACTACTGATCCAAGCTATCCCAATCGAAATATGTATAAGGATTTTAAATATTGGAATAAAAAAAACGGGAATCATGAGGTTATACGAGTTGGAATAAGAGCCAGAAGGTATACTCATAATATTTTTAATCGCTTGCTTCTGTATGCAGAAATGAATTATAAGTTTCAAAGAGAGCTTAAAAGATTAAAACCCGTTGGATATGATTTTGTTCTTGCAACAACGCCAGCGATTTTCGTTGCCTTGGCAGGAATTGCCGCGAAAAAAATGCTTAAATGTCCTCTTATTCTTGATATTCGTGATATTTGGTCAGATTCTATCAAAGGGATTGGTTTATCATCCGTTAAGCCTTTTGCTTCAATTGCTTATTTGATTGAAAAAAAAATGTATCGAGATTCAGAACATATTATTGTAAACAGCGAGGGATTTGTTCCTGATTTGTTGGAACGAGGAGTTTCAAAAGATAAGGTCAGTTTTATGCCTAATTCATTATCGGATTCGGAGTTTCTCCTAGAGAGTGATGAAATAGCTGATGATAACAGCTTCACGGTCGTTTATAGCGGCAACATAGGATTGGCGCAAGATTTGGATATTTTGCTTGAGATCGCTCAACATTTGCAAATGAATAGCGATATCAAATTTAAAATTATTGGCTATGGCTATCGATGTGAAGAGCTAAAGAAAAAGATAGAGGATCTTAAGCTCGACAACGTTCAAATACTCAAGGCTGCTAGCAAAGTTGAAACGATGAAAATCATTAAAGCGGCACATGTTGCTTTTGTGAGCTTAACGGATAATAAAGTGTTTGAAAAAGTGCTGCCTGGAAAGATCATTGATTATATGAGCGCTGGAAAACCGATTATCGGATCAGTAGGCGGCTATGCTGCGAATACGATTAAAGCAGCGGAGTGTGGGTATGTTGCTGAAAAGAGCAGCTCTGATGAACTGGTGAATTATATTCTACAACTAAAAACAAATTCAAATTTAAGGCTTCAGTTAGGGAATAACGGTCTCCGCTACGCAGAAAAAAATTTCAAGTGGAGTCGCAATATTCAGGTACTGACAGAAGTATTGGAGAAGAAGTATGAACAAGAGAGTGTGCATGTTCGTTTGGAACCACTTTACAAATGA
- a CDS encoding glycosyltransferase: protein MNSAKLSIVITSFNKGSYLAECLDSVIEGLNQGAEIIIVDDGSTDTSLEILRPYANCYPRLKYILQRNRGVSAARNQGIKAANGHYIIFLDADDRMDLEGLMHLYELCKKEDADTAIGSIIRFNEEELQETIPYLKRMFSMNNKQIIRHISKNPELNLSPSVCNKLFKRSLLLKHQIFFDESMMLGEDLLFSQRALYLSRNTLVKEIIVLHYRRFQDEITLSRVNETSLFDRLIVLQMKIKLLYEDLNVSHLLSTIELRQFKYFLNSIFEMKKPTIQRDPHHLFILTETFIQVLKFGMQMNELKLEEQLLVKIILNKDISSLEKLFIVMQDNKFETAYIAHEGAYYHPLYTYFQSYESILKIWKHKLIHRVEIVKQDDMKIYIGGYAFIHHIPADAYKRYLVIRNNEVQKRIPLTTALRTDVTFLHAENRVDYNEAGFETLEINVKDLGYGEWDFFIGVQMHDQWIESPVYIPLSQLRNSLKPVIANEFLISPKYKMGSFLCLEIQRVNKWTNIRQLINGFKKDFRYDISFLKKRDFHTFFSIALIKLLGRLLRGQRIWLIGERRDTAQDNSFHLFSYIRKYKKEINIYYVIDKRSKDYQKIKEFGNIIHFGSLKHTLYLLACTMTLNSYIESANMYTAAYKNILKYYPHWQKNKKVFLQHGVIGVSRVNHSLHKNRTGYSLFVTSSENERDHILSEFGYQDKEVVVTGLPRWDALEDVSQGNEILLMPTWRNWIKTGSQLKASNYFQTYMAFLKSKELHELLERRNLVMTFYPHYKVQQLLGDIPFIHERIRIVRQGQETVQQLLKSHRLLITDYSTVSYDFAYMNKQVLFYQFDYDEFFSRHYNKGIIEIESKQVCKNEAELINKIKESLENNVARYSIKNEHDISKKIILELSGL from the coding sequence GTGAATTCTGCAAAACTGAGTATTGTTATTACTAGCTTTAATAAAGGCTCCTACCTGGCAGAGTGTCTTGATTCGGTAATTGAGGGTCTAAATCAAGGGGCAGAGATTATTATCGTAGATGATGGCTCTACGGATACTAGTCTTGAAATTCTCAGACCATATGCGAATTGTTATCCTAGGCTTAAGTATATTCTTCAGCGGAATCGTGGAGTAAGCGCTGCCCGAAATCAAGGGATAAAAGCTGCGAATGGACATTACATCATCTTTTTGGATGCAGATGACAGGATGGACTTAGAAGGTCTCATGCATTTGTATGAGTTGTGCAAGAAAGAAGATGCTGACACTGCGATAGGAAGCATCATTCGTTTCAATGAGGAGGAGTTGCAGGAGACAATTCCTTATTTAAAGCGAATGTTCAGTATGAATAACAAGCAAATTATTAGGCATATCTCAAAGAATCCTGAACTCAACTTGTCGCCATCCGTTTGTAATAAGTTGTTTAAACGTAGTCTGTTGTTGAAACATCAAATCTTTTTTGACGAAAGCATGATGCTCGGTGAAGATTTGCTGTTCAGTCAAAGAGCGCTTTATTTATCTCGTAATACATTAGTCAAAGAGATTATAGTCCTCCATTACCGACGTTTTCAGGATGAGATCACTTTATCCCGAGTGAATGAGACATCGCTATTTGATCGGTTAATTGTATTACAGATGAAAATCAAGCTATTATATGAGGATTTGAATGTAAGTCATCTTCTTTCTACCATTGAACTTCGCCAGTTTAAATATTTTTTGAACTCGATTTTTGAAATGAAAAAGCCAACGATACAGAGGGATCCTCATCACCTTTTTATCTTGACTGAAACTTTTATTCAAGTCCTGAAATTTGGCATGCAAATGAATGAACTGAAACTAGAAGAACAGTTGCTTGTGAAAATTATATTGAATAAGGATATAAGTTCACTAGAAAAACTGTTCATTGTTATGCAAGATAACAAGTTTGAAACAGCTTATATAGCACATGAAGGCGCATACTATCATCCCCTTTATACTTATTTTCAATCATACGAGTCTATTTTGAAAATCTGGAAGCATAAACTCATACATCGAGTTGAAATAGTAAAACAAGATGATATGAAAATATATATCGGAGGCTATGCTTTCATACATCATATTCCAGCAGATGCCTATAAAAGATATCTGGTCATCCGGAACAACGAGGTTCAGAAGAGGATTCCTTTAACGACAGCTCTACGTACCGATGTAACTTTTCTACATGCGGAAAATCGAGTCGACTATAATGAGGCAGGCTTTGAAACCCTGGAAATCAACGTGAAGGATCTTGGGTATGGAGAGTGGGATTTTTTCATTGGAGTACAGATGCATGATCAATGGATAGAATCTCCGGTATACATCCCTTTGTCTCAGCTTAGGAATTCCCTAAAACCCGTTATAGCAAATGAATTTCTTATCTCCCCTAAATATAAGATGGGGAGCTTTTTGTGTCTTGAAATTCAGCGAGTAAACAAATGGACGAATATCAGGCAGCTCATAAACGGTTTCAAGAAAGACTTTCGATATGATATAAGCTTTCTGAAAAAAAGGGATTTCCACACATTTTTCAGCATTGCTCTAATAAAATTATTAGGCCGTTTATTAAGAGGCCAACGGATATGGCTGATCGGTGAGAGAAGAGATACTGCTCAGGATAATTCCTTCCACTTGTTTAGTTATATAAGGAAATACAAAAAGGAAATCAATATTTATTATGTCATTGATAAAAGATCGAAAGATTATCAAAAAATAAAAGAATTCGGCAATATCATTCATTTCGGCTCACTTAAGCATACTTTATATTTGCTAGCCTGTACGATGACTCTTAACAGTTATATTGAATCAGCCAATATGTATACTGCAGCCTACAAAAACATTTTGAAATACTATCCTCATTGGCAGAAAAATAAAAAGGTGTTTTTGCAGCATGGAGTAATTGGAGTTAGCAGGGTCAACCACTCCCTGCATAAAAACCGTACCGGCTATTCTTTGTTTGTAACCTCTTCAGAAAACGAACGAGATCATATCTTAAGTGAATTTGGATATCAAGACAAGGAAGTAGTTGTAACAGGTTTGCCTAGATGGGACGCGCTTGAGGATGTAAGCCAAGGAAATGAGATCTTGTTAATGCCTACCTGGCGTAATTGGATCAAAACAGGGAGCCAACTTAAGGCATCCAATTATTTTCAGACCTATATGGCCTTTTTAAAAAGCAAAGAGCTTCATGAGCTTTTGGAACGAAGGAACCTTGTCATGACCTTCTATCCCCATTACAAAGTCCAGCAGCTCTTAGGAGATATCCCATTCATTCATGAGCGGATTAGAATCGTCAGGCAGGGTCAGGAAACGGTTCAACAACTCCTTAAAAGCCATCGGCTGTTGATAACGGACTATTCAACGGTATCCTATGATTTTGCTTATATGAATAAGCAAGTTTTGTTTTATCAATTTGATTACGATGAGTTTTTCTCGAGACATTACAATAAAGGTATAATTGAGATTGAATCGAAACAAGTCTGTAAAAATGAAGCTGAGTTAATAAATAAGATTAAAGAATCTCTCGAAAACAATGTTGCTAGGTATAGTATTAAAAATGAACATGATATATCAAAAAAAATAATTCTAGAACTTAGTGGTTTATGA
- a CDS encoding S-layer homology domain-containing protein, giving the protein MSKNKVGKNIIKCTVAATVLAGGLSGIPLSTNGVSQLLGVPVVRAASSTTQTDVLGKIKQLHEALDAAGKENLEAALKAIQAVPDDSKHDLIRPVMGKFNLTEDQKHVLGDLANEILYLNYDPEGAFLEKLRSNEAYRKVLVELSSAAGLDTSVSVDAVIEYFVHIQDLAQTKLLALSAVELSALTKDESKQEAFLESLLADVRKEENSPVNKLFNHYGINSEDLKAVKNNIRDAIGEPVYSAAVNSLVKAYFKILDLDAANPGVPVDPVDPVDPVNPVDPPVNPTYPTVIVTPPASDLDSTFNQLLQKLANASDSEKQELVKQAVQLANEELKKVQTLDASKLAVVAGSEALVELGPELNDLLDKAKAILDKLADFLNKAGSKESLPSVAFKIDLGNVAQETVTLKIPEASMQKWGAIPFGSLDVTVNGLTASFPRADEFQKSFAFTIKQQDASQQASLKAYKAVSPVYDFSLTLGGVATESFDHPISLWIPVAASAGVDKELLSAARIDNGSLKFQGGELNGDYLVEPRNHFSSYVVLENKVAFNDVLSVKAWAGRQIEVLAAKGAIEGRGNGSFDPKGTVTRAEFAKMLIHAFNLEGKSEAGSFSDVPSQSWFAPYVGYAVNKGIINGRTASLFAPNAPITRAEMATMVSRTLKASNKISKEAAAGTDTNLAAFKDGASINASLREGAALAASLNIVIGDNGYFKPNANASRAEAAVMIYRALQVK; this is encoded by the coding sequence ATGAGTAAAAATAAAGTTGGAAAAAATATAATTAAATGTACAGTAGCTGCTACTGTGCTGGCGGGCGGTCTCTCAGGAATTCCTCTTTCTACGAATGGAGTTTCTCAACTGCTCGGTGTCCCGGTTGTCCGTGCAGCGAGCAGTACGACACAGACGGATGTGCTGGGGAAAATCAAGCAATTGCACGAGGCTCTCGATGCTGCGGGGAAAGAAAATCTTGAGGCCGCGTTAAAGGCTATCCAAGCGGTTCCAGACGACAGCAAGCATGATCTGATCCGGCCGGTAATGGGGAAATTCAATCTTACGGAAGATCAGAAGCATGTTCTCGGAGATCTGGCAAATGAAATCCTCTACCTGAACTATGATCCAGAAGGCGCATTCCTCGAAAAGCTGCGCAGCAATGAGGCGTACCGAAAGGTTCTTGTTGAACTTTCCTCTGCAGCCGGACTGGATACAAGTGTAAGTGTAGACGCTGTAATCGAATACTTCGTACATATCCAAGACCTCGCTCAGACCAAGCTGCTTGCCTTGAGCGCCGTTGAACTCTCTGCTCTGACCAAGGACGAGTCCAAGCAGGAGGCGTTTTTGGAATCGCTGCTGGCTGACGTTCGAAAAGAAGAAAACAGCCCGGTAAACAAGCTGTTCAATCACTACGGAATCAATTCCGAGGATCTGAAGGCAGTAAAAAACAACATCAGGGATGCAATCGGCGAGCCTGTATATAGCGCTGCCGTCAATTCACTGGTCAAAGCTTATTTCAAAATTCTTGATCTGGATGCTGCAAATCCGGGAGTTCCTGTAGATCCTGTAGATCCCGTAGATCCCGTAAATCCTGTAGATCCACCCGTAAATCCTACCTATCCAACGGTTATCGTCACGCCTCCTGCATCGGATTTGGATTCGACCTTCAACCAGCTTCTCCAAAAGCTGGCCAATGCATCGGATTCCGAGAAGCAGGAGCTTGTGAAGCAAGCCGTCCAGCTGGCCAATGAAGAGCTGAAGAAAGTTCAAACCTTGGATGCATCCAAGCTTGCCGTAGTTGCCGGCAGCGAGGCGTTGGTAGAGCTGGGTCCTGAGCTGAACGATCTGCTGGACAAAGCAAAGGCTATTCTGGACAAGCTTGCTGATTTCCTGAATAAAGCGGGCTCCAAGGAAAGCCTTCCATCCGTCGCATTCAAGATTGATTTAGGGAATGTAGCCCAGGAAACGGTCACGCTCAAGATTCCGGAAGCATCCATGCAGAAGTGGGGAGCGATTCCATTCGGTTCTCTGGATGTAACCGTGAATGGCTTGACCGCATCCTTCCCTCGTGCGGATGAGTTCCAAAAATCGTTTGCCTTCACGATCAAGCAGCAGGATGCTTCTCAGCAAGCCAGTCTGAAAGCGTACAAGGCCGTTTCTCCCGTTTATGACTTCAGCCTTACCCTTGGCGGAGTTGCGACGGAGAGCTTTGATCATCCGATCAGCCTGTGGATTCCGGTTGCAGCTTCGGCTGGAGTGGACAAGGAGCTGCTCAGCGCAGCCCGCATCGATAACGGGAGCTTGAAATTCCAGGGCGGGGAGCTGAACGGGGACTACTTGGTTGAGCCGCGCAATCATTTCTCTTCTTATGTTGTCTTGGAGAACAAAGTCGCTTTCAACGATGTTCTCTCCGTAAAAGCGTGGGCTGGAAGGCAAATCGAGGTTCTTGCCGCCAAAGGCGCGATTGAAGGCAGAGGAAACGGAAGCTTCGATCCTAAGGGCACCGTTACCCGGGCCGAGTTTGCGAAGATGCTGATTCATGCCTTCAATCTGGAGGGCAAATCGGAAGCGGGCTCGTTCAGCGATGTTCCAAGCCAATCCTGGTTTGCTCCGTATGTCGGGTACGCCGTCAACAAAGGAATCATCAATGGCCGGACGGCTTCGCTCTTTGCGCCGAACGCTCCGATCACCCGTGCCGAGATGGCAACGATGGTATCCCGCACGCTGAAAGCAAGCAATAAGATCAGCAAGGAAGCCGCGGCAGGGACGGACACGAATCTGGCTGCGTTCAAAGACGGCGCCAGCATCAACGCTTCCCTCCGAGAAGGCGCTGCTCTGGCAGCCAGCCTCAACATCGTCATCGGGGACAATGGCTACTTCAAGCCGAACGCTAATGCCAGCCGCGCCGAAGCGGCCGTCATGATCTACCGGGCACTGCAAGTCAAATAA